Proteins from one Oryza sativa Japonica Group chromosome 12, ASM3414082v1 genomic window:
- the LOC4351639 gene encoding uncharacterized protein isoform X2: MEVDSGRNGTGHGQIAGPDEEIPAGGDAKRSREEGGRNTTTTCQEDEDEDNDYYNDDSNFLDSYRTTWATNYGKNDGSSFEDETAIRPMQHTDGPVLPISSWPMDVLQIFSVKVTEVMGNLEWPLRVYGIVAVRDSLDHKRNVLFRRDRDDCQTLTSPQDSSLTLTGPSRAVVLINPVMFEVDLKVITHNNSGLPLSESEEDDKVLSYNAFFYDGVAHMNNTGFARRSVESTEHSTMEFVFAHLIFAVEATIAVRVIEGSTDFRARLTARTAGIDEDVVLLDSGDGKVAVVNDDDDSGPLVVLQRRVVVVEEKGSLILGVEAAEIGSEEIVTRQVDIRPRHALRSRCGFNLGFCRMSVMIAWSVLP; the protein is encoded by the exons ATGGAGGTGGATTCGGGTCGGAACGGGACCGGCCACGGCCAGATCGCTGGCCCCGACGAGGAGATCCCCGCCGGCGGAGACGCGAAGAGGTCGCGCGAGGAGGGCGGCcgcaacaccaccaccacctgccaagaagacgaggacgaggacAACGACTACTACAACGACGACTCCAATTTCCTCGACTCCTACCGTACCACCTGGGCCACCAACTACGGCAAAAACGACGGATCCTCCTTTGAGGACGAGA CTGCAATCCGGCCCATGCAGCACACTGATGGACCTGTGCTGCCGATATCCTCGTGGCCAATGGACGTGCTACAAATATTTTCAGTCAAGGTGACAGAGGTCATGGGGAACCTTGAGTGGCCACTGCGTGTCTACGGCATCGTTGCTGTCCGTGACTCGCTGGATCACAAGAGGAACGTCCTCTTCCGCCGCGACAGGGACGACTGCCAGACCCTCACCTCGCCACAG gATTCATCTCTGACGCTCACTGGCCCTAGCCGTGCCGTCGTGCTGATCAACCCTGTCATGTTCGAGGTTGACCTCAAGGTGATCACCCACAACAATAGTGGCTTGCCGTTGTCTGAATCTGAAGAGGACGATAAGGTGCTAAGCTACAACGCCTTCTTCTACGACGGCGTAGCTCACATGAACAACACTGGCTTCGCCCGGAGATCCGTCGAGTCGACGGAGCACTCCACAATGGAGTTCGTCTTCGCACACCTGATATTCGCCGTGGAGGCCACCATCGCAGTTCGTGTCATCGAAGGCTCAACCGATTTCAGGGCCCGTCTCACCGCTCGCACCGCTGGCATCGATGAAGACGTGGTGCTGCTCGACTCCGGTGACGGCAAGGTGGCGGTGGTCAATGACGATGACGACAGTGGCCCACTCGTCGTGCTGCAGCGGCGCgtcgtggtggtggaggagaaggGAAGCCTGATCCTTGGTGTGGAGGCTGCAGAGATTGGCAGCGAAGAGATTGTGACGAGACAGGTGGACATCAGGCCTAGGCATGCGTTGAGAAGCAGGTGTGGATTCAATCTTGGGTTCT
- the LOC4351639 gene encoding uncharacterized protein isoform X1, with translation MEVDSGRNGTGHGQIAGPDEEIPAGGDAKRSREEGGRNTTTTCQEDEDEDNDYYNDDSNFLDSYRTTWATNYGKNDGSSFEDETAIRPMQHTDGPVLPISSWPMDVLQIFSVKVTEVMGNLEWPLRVYGIVAVRDSLDHKRNVLFRRDRDDCQTLTSPQASITFNDSSLTLTGPSRAVVLINPVMFEVDLKVITHNNSGLPLSESEEDDKVLSYNAFFYDGVAHMNNTGFARRSVESTEHSTMEFVFAHLIFAVEATIAVRVIEGSTDFRARLTARTAGIDEDVVLLDSGDGKVAVVNDDDDSGPLVVLQRRVVVVEEKGSLILGVEAAEIGSEEIVTRQVDIRPRHALRSRCGFNLGFCRMSVMIAWSVLP, from the exons ATGGAGGTGGATTCGGGTCGGAACGGGACCGGCCACGGCCAGATCGCTGGCCCCGACGAGGAGATCCCCGCCGGCGGAGACGCGAAGAGGTCGCGCGAGGAGGGCGGCcgcaacaccaccaccacctgccaagaagacgaggacgaggacAACGACTACTACAACGACGACTCCAATTTCCTCGACTCCTACCGTACCACCTGGGCCACCAACTACGGCAAAAACGACGGATCCTCCTTTGAGGACGAGA CTGCAATCCGGCCCATGCAGCACACTGATGGACCTGTGCTGCCGATATCCTCGTGGCCAATGGACGTGCTACAAATATTTTCAGTCAAGGTGACAGAGGTCATGGGGAACCTTGAGTGGCCACTGCGTGTCTACGGCATCGTTGCTGTCCGTGACTCGCTGGATCACAAGAGGAACGTCCTCTTCCGCCGCGACAGGGACGACTGCCAGACCCTCACCTCGCCACAGGCAAGCATCACATTCAAC gATTCATCTCTGACGCTCACTGGCCCTAGCCGTGCCGTCGTGCTGATCAACCCTGTCATGTTCGAGGTTGACCTCAAGGTGATCACCCACAACAATAGTGGCTTGCCGTTGTCTGAATCTGAAGAGGACGATAAGGTGCTAAGCTACAACGCCTTCTTCTACGACGGCGTAGCTCACATGAACAACACTGGCTTCGCCCGGAGATCCGTCGAGTCGACGGAGCACTCCACAATGGAGTTCGTCTTCGCACACCTGATATTCGCCGTGGAGGCCACCATCGCAGTTCGTGTCATCGAAGGCTCAACCGATTTCAGGGCCCGTCTCACCGCTCGCACCGCTGGCATCGATGAAGACGTGGTGCTGCTCGACTCCGGTGACGGCAAGGTGGCGGTGGTCAATGACGATGACGACAGTGGCCCACTCGTCGTGCTGCAGCGGCGCgtcgtggtggtggaggagaaggGAAGCCTGATCCTTGGTGTGGAGGCTGCAGAGATTGGCAGCGAAGAGATTGTGACGAGACAGGTGGACATCAGGCCTAGGCATGCGTTGAGAAGCAGGTGTGGATTCAATCTTGGGTTCT